In the Danaus plexippus chromosome 4, MEX_DaPlex, whole genome shotgun sequence genome, one interval contains:
- the LOC116768631 gene encoding acyl-CoA Delta-9 desaturase, whose product MQALPKNELKFLASIRQWERKMGFITPIRWTNAILISSFHIMAVITFLYTFSSGMVPTWETVFFGFLCGWIGGFGVTAGAHRYWTHRAYKAKIPLQIILIIAYSVAGQNSIPNWVRDHRVHHKMSETSADPHDANRGFFFSHVGWLMMKKHPDVVKEGKKIDMSDILEDPLVRFHTKYFNTFKILFCFVIPILIPTYMWKETLFISITASLVRYMSNLNCTWAVNSVAHIWGQKPYDINITPVENWKVSIVAMGEGWHNYHHTFPWDYKASELAYFINVTTFLIDIFGKIGWAYDFKVASPALVKAVIRKRGPRF is encoded by the exons caagCATTACcgaaaaatgaattgaaattcCTCGCATCGATCAGACAATGGGAACGAAAAATGGGATTTATTACACCAATAAGATGGACaaatgcaattttaatatCCTCATTTCATATCATGGCTGTAATTACATTCCTTTACACATTTTCCTCTGGGATGGTACCGACGTGGGAAACTGTATTTTTCG GTTTCCTGTGTGGGTGGATCGGTGGATTTGGTGTCACCGCTGGAGCACATCGATATTGGACCCACCGAGCTTACAAGGCCAAGATACCACTGcaaattatacttataattgCGTATTCCGTGGCCGGTCAG AACAGTATACCAAACTGGGTTCGAGACCATCGCGTCCACCACAAAATGTCAGAAACGTCAGCGGATCCTCACGACGCTAACAGAGGTTTCTTCTTCTCCCACGTCGGCTGGCTGATGATGAAGAAGCATCCTGACGTCGTTAAAGAAGGGAAAAAAATAGATATGAGTGATATATTAGAGGATCCTCTCGTCAGGTTTCATACAAA atatttcaatacgtttaaaattctattttgtttCGTGATACCAATACTGATTCCAACGTATATGTGGAAGGAAACATTATTCATATCTATCACTGCGAGTCTGGTACGGTATATGAGTAACCTGAACTGCACTTGGGCTGTAAATAGCGTCGCACATATTTGGGGTCAGAAACCTTATGACAT caATATTACCCCGGTGGAAAATTGGAAAGTTTCTATCGTGGCCATGGGAGAAGGCTGGCACAATTATCACCATACGTTTCCATGGGACTATAAAGCATCTGAACTGGCttactttataaatgtgaCGACATTTTTGATTGATATCTTTGGTAAAATCGGTTGGGCCTATGATTTTAAAGTAGCTTCACCAGCCTTAGTGAAAGCAGTGATTAGAAAACGAGGACCAAGGTTTTGA